DNA sequence from the Pseudocalidococcus azoricus BACA0444 genome:
CCGATGGGGAAAGCGACCAAACCGGGCTATGACTTCCCAATGCCGATAGGCGTAATGAATTGCATTTTTGCTGTTGGGATCACCCTGTAATCTCTCCCAAAGTTGTAAGCTCATTTCTTGGTCTGTGAGACTTTCGCTATGTTCAAAGGGTAAATAGAAAAACCAGCGTTGAACCGGCAGAACTTGAGCGTCAAATCCTTGGGCAATAGCATGACGAGCAACCCTCAGGGCTAAGGGGTCAGTGGCAAACGCTTCGGGGGTATTGCGAAACAGGTTCCGGGGAAATTGATCCAAGACAATGGTTAAGGCCAAGCTGCTCAAGGGATTATTTTCCCAGGCCATCAGTTCATGCCTGGCCGCCTGTTGGTAAACCGTTAAAAACCTTGTGGTTAATGCGAGATCGAAGGCAGCATCCTTGCCAAACCAAAAGTCTCGGGACTGGCCATAGTCGGGGTGATCGGTTGGGCCAAACCAAAATTCTAAAATATCTTGAACATCAGCTAGGCCCATGATCGTCACCTATTTTTTCTCTTGGCTACAGACAGTGTTGGTTCCTGTTCTCACAAAGCAAAAGGAATTTTAACGCCGGATCGGAGTCCCACAGGGATAGGTGGCCACAG
Encoded proteins:
- a CDS encoding DUF924 family protein; protein product: MGLADVQDILEFWFGPTDHPDYGQSRDFWFGKDAAFDLALTTRFLTVYQQAARHELMAWENNPLSSLALTIVLDQFPRNLFRNTPEAFATDPLALRVARHAIAQGFDAQVLPVQRWFFYLPFEHSESLTDQEMSLQLWERLQGDPNSKNAIHYAYRHWEVIARFGRFPHRNQILGRASTPDELGFLEEPGSHF